Part of the bacterium genome is shown below.
TTTGGAGATGATAACGCAAGATTGTGGTTGGGCCCTCAAGAAGGGCAACCACAAGGGGTTTGCCCCTACAGGCAACCACAGGGGGTTGCCCCTCCAGTATCTATCATTGGCGACATAAATATTCCCTTGCCAAACAAGCACACTCTACAAAAGCTTGTTATTTCTATTCATAACCAAATTCTTAATCCTTATGTCTGAATCACAGACCAGGCTGAATTCTATTTGACAAATAATCGTATTTATGATACCCTCAGATCAACGGTAGGGGCGAATAATCATTTGCCCTTAGGGCGAATAATCATTCACCCCTACTCTTGAACCCTTGAATCCTCGAACCAACGGTAGGGGCGAATAATCATTTGCCCCTACCTCTTGCTTTCACGACCATTAGATATGCATCTAAACGAGATAAAAGATTTATTAAACCCTCCGGGGTTTAATCTTATCCATTTGACCAATGATGTTTACTCTGGTCTTGGCCTGGAAAATCTTATTGACCAGTACCGTATCCTATCCATTGACTACAGCCCCGCCGTGGATTCTTTGAGGAAAAGCGGTCTGGAGGTCTTTTCCTTAGAGAAGGCCTCAGGTATTAATACTGTCCCCCGAAACACCTACCATTTACTTTCTCACCCCCAAACCATAAATTACCTCAAAAATATCCCGGGCGAAATAAGGCTTCTCCTCTTTAAGTCATCAGCCCGAATCAATAAAATCGCCCAGGCGTATGGCTGGCCCATCTTAGCGGTCAGTCCCCAAATAAGTCGAGCCTTAGAAAATAAGCTAAAATTCATCGAGATGGCCAAAAGAGCCGAGGTGGATTATCCGGCCTCAAAAATCATCTGGGTTACCGAACACCTTTCCTATCAAGATCTCAGATCTCAGTTTGGTGATCCCTTTGTCGTCCAAATAGGCAAGGGATTTGGAGGACGAGGCACATTCTTTGTCAGGGATGAATCAGAATTCCACTCGATCAGGCAAGAACTATCCGGCAAAAAGGTGAAGATATCCGAATATCTGGAGGGTATTACCTTAACTCTCAACGCCTGTCTAACCAGCCGGGGCGCGGTGGTAAGTCAGCCCTTTTTGCAGGTCAGTGGGGTGCCGGAATGTACCCGACATCCTGGGGCTTCATGCGGTAATGCCTGGGGGATAGATTTACCGGATCAGATTATCTCAAGGATTCTCGATACAGCCTTTAAAATAGCCAACTCTATTGCCAGGGCGGGCTATCGAGGTATATTTGGTCTGGATTTTATTCTCCATCCCTCCAGTAAGGTGTATCTGGTCGAAATCAATCCCCGGTTTACTAATTCTATTCCCATCTTCACCAAGCTCCAATTAATGGCGGCTGAGATTCCCCTTTTGGCTCTTCACATCCTGGAGTTCCTGAAGTTACTTCCCGCCAAAGGGGAGCTGCCCCAAAGAGTGGGCCATATCAAGTCAGGCGGCCAATTGATCTTGCACAATCTGGAAGGGAAAATATGCACGGTCGGCCAGGGCTTCAGGTCCGGCATTTATCGGATAGAAAGAGAGCAACTGAAGTGGCTGAAAGAAGGCTGCTCTATTGAGGACTGTGGCTCTGAAGATGAATTCTTGATCATCACCGCCTCTGAAGGGAAACAAATCAACCCCGATATTGAATATGCCCGCATCCAGACCCTGGGGCGGATACTGGATATCGACCTTAAGCTGAAACCCGACCTAAAAAAAATGGTCAGGCAAATCTACGCCGCCATGAAAGTTGAGAGTTGAGACTGGAAAAGCCGGTAAATTTTTCTTGACTTCTCTTCCCATAAATGTTACTTTAGCCTAAGGTTTAAGGGCGGAGCGTTCGGCTGTTCCGGCTTGCAAGAATGGAGAATTCAAGGCCTTCTCCGAAATCCGCCCTCTACAATCCCCTATAAAGAAAAAATTAGCAAAAAAATTCGACCTATGGAATAGGTTTATAAATATCCCCCCAATAGAGGGTGAGAAGGCGAGAAAGAGAATAAACAGATCGCTCCTATGGAGCTAATTTGTTATGAGAGATATATTCTACAAACATGTCGCTCCTCTGGAGCTAACCTGAATAGACCTGAATAAAGCTCCGTAGGAGCAATCTGTTTGTAGTAATTTCGCAAAAGCAATATATTTGCAGCTCCGTAGGAGCGACCTGTTTTTAGTAGTAGTAGAGCATATCTATGGAAAGTTTCTTGCCTCTTATTTAAACCTATTTCACAGGTCGAAAAAATTTCGACCATACCCCAAATGAGCAGAGGAGGTTTTTGATGTATCAATTTTTGTGGGCCTTAGTTTTTCTTTTATTTTCATGGGAGGCACAAGCCTATAATTTTCCTGATCTTAAGTGGAAAACGGCTGAAACAGAACACATTTACATTCACTATCATCAAGGGGAGGAACTGACGGCTGAAAGATTAAGTCAGGTGGCTGATCCGATTTTCGAAGCTGTTTGCCAGGCCTATGATTACACCCTCAAATCCAAGGTGCATGTAATCTTCCAGGATGTGTTTGATGTCAGCAACGGCGGGGCCCTCCCCACCGAAGATCTGATTATCCTCTGGCCGACTCATTTATACAATTACCTGCGGGGACGAAGTGACTGGATACCCGAGGTATTTGCCCATGAGCTTACCCATATCATATCTCTAAAAAAGGCCAATCTCTTTACCCACTATCTACCTTTCTTAAGATTTAATTTTCTTTATCTGGCCGGACTATTTAAGGATAAGGCCTGGTATGCCGGCGGAGGGGTGCTCTTTACCGGAGAAATAACGCCACCCTGGTTTTCCGAAGGTATCGCTCAATATGAAGAAATCAAACCAAGGGGGGAAGATAGCTATCGGGAGATGTTTTTGAGGACATCTTTACTGGAGGATAATCTCTTAACCATTCACGAAATGGATGTCTTCTCAGGAAAGAATTACTTTACCGGTGAACAGGTCTATAATCACGGGCTAAGTCTGGTCACTTATTTAAATCAGACTTATGGGGATTCTACGGCCGCCAGGCTTATCACCCGAGGAGGAAGGCGGGGGCATCCTGATTTCGATGACACCCTTCGTGATGTGACCGGCAAGGGTGAGGAGGAATTATATCAGGCGTGGAAAAACTGGTTGAGGGAGAAATATGAACCGGCCGTCAGCCGGATCAGCCAGAGCCTGGTGGCCGGTGAGCGGGAAAAAGTCTTTGAGGCCAAGCAGATAGATGAGTCTGATTCCTGGAGTGAAGGGATGTTCAATCTCTATTGCCGGCCATCACCTGATGGCCAGTGGCTGGCCTTTGCCACCAGCCGGGGAGACGAATGGGGGGCCACCCATCTCTGCCTTCGAGCCAGGCAGGATGATAAGACCGGCTGTGAAACCCCGATCGGGCTTTCTTCCTCTTTCTCCTGGGCACCAGATGGCCACCGAATAGTGGCCGCTAAGAAAATATCTGGTAGTGATGGCTACCACTTTGATGACCTTTACCTTATTGATCTTGAACCTACCTTGAACCGGCTGGAAGAAGATTCTCCCGCCTGGGTTAAATACAAGCCAGGCAAGTCTAAGCGGATATCCAGGGGTTTAAGGGCCACTGAACCTGATTTCTCTCCAAAGGGAGAATGGATTGTCTTTATTCGGAACGGGGATGCCCAAAAGAACCTGGCCATGATCAAGCCGGACGGCTCAAATATAAAATCACTCACCCACTTCACCGATAATACCCAGTGCGGACATCCCAGGTGGTCCCCGGATGGGAGCCGGATTGTCTTTACTGTGTCTAAAAAAGACAAGCAGTATCTATGCCTGATTGATCCGCAAGGAAAGCAGCTCATCCAGTTGACGGATGAGGTGGCCGAGGATCGAGATCCTTCCTGGATAGACAATGACCGTCTCCTTTTTTCATCTAATCGGGAAGGGGGCATCTTTAACCTTTACCAGCTTGACCTAAAGCAAAAAAAACTTCTCCGGCTTACCAATTGCCTTACGGGGGCCTTTTCGCCCGTGATTACCTCTGACGGTCAGGATATCTTCTATTCCTCTTTCTCTTCCTTTGGGTTCAGGATTTACCGTCTACCCTGGGGTGAGACGATGCAGCAGGAGGTAAAATATCAAGCGCCGGCTCAGGTTCCCAATCAAGCCCCTATTCTTAATCCTCCTCGGCAGGAGCTTCATTTAAGTTCGCTGCCTTATACCACTACGTTAAGACCCCTTCAGGTTATTCCGGAACTTATCTACGACGATTACGACAAGGAATTAAAGCCGGGAATAATTGTTCCCATAGGTGACTATCTAAGCCAACATGAGTTTATGGGTGAATATTTCCCCAGGTCCGGGGAATTTTCTCTAAGTTATCTAAACAGGCAGTTCGCACCTGGCTTTTATGCGGAATATACCCACAGTAAATTTAAAGAAGATTATCTGACACTCGATACCGAAAAGGAGGAGATGGAGCTTTATAGATTTCATGGTCAGGGCTTTGACCGTGTCTTTGCTGAGTTCTTTTACCAGTTGAGCGACTCTCAAGTGCTTGGACTCGGATGGAGTAAAACAAGATTCAAGACCAACGCCACGGCTGCCAAAGGAGAAGAGGAGGAAGGATATCTAATTGTAGAAGGTAAAGAAGGCACAGATACCATACCTATCACCTGGGTCTGGTTTACTCCTAGTACAGAGTATTCTGATGAAGAAATGGCCAGGACTGAATTATGGGCATTTATCTGGAGATACTTAAATATACTGCCCACTCCCAACTCCGATGTCCATCCTAAGGCAGGTATGGATTTATCTTTCATTTACCTAAAGAGGATGACAGACCTTTCTCGTCTCTATTACGCCTATTTCCCCCATGACGAACCTACCTCATCAAGCATCGACTTTAATTCCTTCTTCCTTAGCGCCAATACTTACTTCCCTCTCCCCTGGGGAGATCACACCCTTCGGGTGCACCTGATGGGTGGATATACAGATCGGAACGTAGCTTATATAGATGAATTCTTTGGCGGAGGCTGGATGGGGCTCCTTCCTTTTGGCGATTTTTCCACGGAGTCTATTTTACCCGGCTATCTTTATGATAAAACACGTGGAAAACTGGCTATCCACGGGGAAACATTAGCCATAATGAGGCTTGGCTACCAACTTCCTCTTCTTTCCCATATCAACAAGAAGATAACCCCTTTCCATTTCGATTCCCTCTATTTTAACCTGTTTGGCGATGTGGGGAATGCCTGGCCGTATGGCGGATATAATGGCAAGTTTGTCAGTGATGTAGGGGCTGAGCTTAAACTAAAAGCCACCATGCTTTACCGGGTTCCCTGGAATAGCTTTATTCGGATAGCCCACGGGTTCGACGATCCGGAGGACAAAGATTTCAGGCTCTATGTTGGCTTGGGGATAGGGGGAGAGAGGTATTAGGCTTGAGGTGAAAAGAGATGAAAG
Proteins encoded:
- a CDS encoding ATP-grasp domain-containing protein: MHLNEIKDLLNPPGFNLIHLTNDVYSGLGLENLIDQYRILSIDYSPAVDSLRKSGLEVFSLEKASGINTVPRNTYHLLSHPQTINYLKNIPGEIRLLLFKSSARINKIAQAYGWPILAVSPQISRALENKLKFIEMAKRAEVDYPASKIIWVTEHLSYQDLRSQFGDPFVVQIGKGFGGRGTFFVRDESEFHSIRQELSGKKVKISEYLEGITLTLNACLTSRGAVVSQPFLQVSGVPECTRHPGASCGNAWGIDLPDQIISRILDTAFKIANSIARAGYRGIFGLDFILHPSSKVYLVEINPRFTNSIPIFTKLQLMAAEIPLLALHILEFLKLLPAKGELPQRVGHIKSGGQLILHNLEGKICTVGQGFRSGIYRIEREQLKWLKEGCSIEDCGSEDEFLIITASEGKQINPDIEYARIQTLGRILDIDLKLKPDLKKMVRQIYAAMKVES
- a CDS encoding DPP IV N-terminal domain-containing protein; amino-acid sequence: MYQFLWALVFLLFSWEAQAYNFPDLKWKTAETEHIYIHYHQGEELTAERLSQVADPIFEAVCQAYDYTLKSKVHVIFQDVFDVSNGGALPTEDLIILWPTHLYNYLRGRSDWIPEVFAHELTHIISLKKANLFTHYLPFLRFNFLYLAGLFKDKAWYAGGGVLFTGEITPPWFSEGIAQYEEIKPRGEDSYREMFLRTSLLEDNLLTIHEMDVFSGKNYFTGEQVYNHGLSLVTYLNQTYGDSTAARLITRGGRRGHPDFDDTLRDVTGKGEEELYQAWKNWLREKYEPAVSRISQSLVAGEREKVFEAKQIDESDSWSEGMFNLYCRPSPDGQWLAFATSRGDEWGATHLCLRARQDDKTGCETPIGLSSSFSWAPDGHRIVAAKKISGSDGYHFDDLYLIDLEPTLNRLEEDSPAWVKYKPGKSKRISRGLRATEPDFSPKGEWIVFIRNGDAQKNLAMIKPDGSNIKSLTHFTDNTQCGHPRWSPDGSRIVFTVSKKDKQYLCLIDPQGKQLIQLTDEVAEDRDPSWIDNDRLLFSSNREGGIFNLYQLDLKQKKLLRLTNCLTGAFSPVITSDGQDIFYSSFSSFGFRIYRLPWGETMQQEVKYQAPAQVPNQAPILNPPRQELHLSSLPYTTTLRPLQVIPELIYDDYDKELKPGIIVPIGDYLSQHEFMGEYFPRSGEFSLSYLNRQFAPGFYAEYTHSKFKEDYLTLDTEKEEMELYRFHGQGFDRVFAEFFYQLSDSQVLGLGWSKTRFKTNATAAKGEEEEGYLIVEGKEGTDTIPITWVWFTPSTEYSDEEMARTELWAFIWRYLNILPTPNSDVHPKAGMDLSFIYLKRMTDLSRLYYAYFPHDEPTSSSIDFNSFFLSANTYFPLPWGDHTLRVHLMGGYTDRNVAYIDEFFGGGWMGLLPFGDFSTESILPGYLYDKTRGKLAIHGETLAIMRLGYQLPLLSHINKKITPFHFDSLYFNLFGDVGNAWPYGGYNGKFVSDVGAELKLKATMLYRVPWNSFIRIAHGFDDPEDKDFRLYVGLGIGGERY